A window of Diospyros lotus cultivar Yz01 chromosome 14, ASM1463336v1, whole genome shotgun sequence contains these coding sequences:
- the LOC127791052 gene encoding uncharacterized protein LOC127791052, whose product MDWFSWLSESRLHPCKVYQYGLALYNNELEEDDIAYFNHDFLQSIGVSIAKHRLEILKLAAAATPVRSPARPPRPSNISRLALAVRRARRCLSKCFLVLVPSHGSGSRRKGAALLKKKGRLLLPGGGFSGPLVVRRRCNDGDNDDDDDKTNSSNGVEELFRWDAMFQDLKPT is encoded by the coding sequence ATGGACTGGTTCTCATGGCTATCGGAAAGCAGGCTCCACCCTTGCAAGGTCTACCAATACGGGTTGGCCTTGTACAACAACGAGCTTGAAGAAGACGACATTGCCTACTTCAACCACGACTTTCTCCAGAGCATCGGCGTCTCCATTGCCAAGCACCGCCTCGAGATTCTCAAGCTCGCCGCCGCCGCAACACCCGTCCGCTCACCAGCTCGGCCGCCTCGTCCTAGTAATATTTCGAGGCTTGCTCTCGCAGTCCGGCGAGCTAGGCGCTGCCTTTCCAAGTGCTTTCTGGTCCTTGTACCCAGCCACGGCAGCGGCTCCAGGCGGAAGGGAGCTGCATTGTTGAAGAAGAAGGGGCGGCTATTGCTCCCCGGCGGTGGCTTTTCTGGTCCGCTGGTGGTTCGCCGACGCTGTAACGATGGGGACAACGACGACGACGATGACAAGACGAATTCGTCCAACGGGGTTGAAGAGTTATTTAGGTGGGATGCCATGTTTCAGGATTTGAAGCCTACGTGA